In Gossypium arboreum isolate Shixiya-1 chromosome 6, ASM2569848v2, whole genome shotgun sequence, the following are encoded in one genomic region:
- the LOC108459416 gene encoding protein PHLOEM PROTEIN 2-LIKE A1-like codes for MGASQSHEDSIHPQDSKPNLENNRVELKNPESNISVRPMEKKMDFVDSKLSKKPEKTQVPYNYETILRDVDLPIDTSTMDKLISQLHYGVFLNQKRKKYWIDKNNKNCFMLFARDLSITWAENDHHWHWFSQKETSTSDDSIEVAELLAVCWLELVGKFPVSKLSPSTLYKVVFIVMLREAAFGWETAINLKLTLPNGQKIEHKETLMNKPREKWIEIPVGEFKASFDEQKTKNSGDLEIYIHEYDAGEWKRGLVVKGVAIRAKN; via the exons ATGGGTGCTTCACAATCACATGAGGACTCGATACATCCTCAAGACTCGAAACCGAACTTAGAAAACAATAGGGTCGAGTTGAAAAACCCAGAAAGCAACATCTCGGTTCGACCGATGGAGAAAAAAATGGACTTTGTTgattcaaaattatcaaaaaaaccTGAGAAAACCCAAGTTCCATATAATTACGAAACAATATTGAGAGATGTCGATTTGCCTATCGATACGTCCACTATGGATAAGTTGATTTCTCAGCTCCATTATGGTGTTTTCTTGAACCAAAAGAGAAAG AAGTATTGGATTGATAAGAACAACAAGAATTGTTTCATGTTATTTGCAAGAGATTTATCAATTACTTGGGCCGAAAACGACCATCATTGGCATTGGTTTTCCCAAAAGGAAACATCAACCAG tGATGATTCCATTGAAGTTGCTGAGCTTCTAGCAGTTTGCTGGTTAGAACTGGTCGGAAAATTCCCAGTATCAAAGCTATCACCTTCAACATTATACAAAGTTGTTTTCATTGTCATGTTAAGAGAAGCAGCTTTTGGATGGGAAACTgcaataaatttgaaattaacaCTTCCCAATGGACAAAAAATAGAACACAAAGAGACATTGATGAACAAGCCAAGAGAGAAATGGATTGAAATCCCTGTTGGAGAATTCAAAGCCTCATTTGATGAGCAAAAAACAAAAAATAGTGGAGACTTAGAGATTTACATTCATGAATATGATGCTGGTGAATGGAAGAGAGGACTTGTTGTTAAAGGAGTTGCTATTAGGGCAAAAAATTGA
- the LOC108458755 gene encoding GDSL esterase/lipase At4g16230-like, which yields MGTIWNKLMTICLVIEIIGNHLRVPTICFAHNITAFFVFGDSLVEVGNNNYINTLAKPVFPNGIDFPKGTPSGRFTNSRTIADIIEEELGFKDYAPPFLAPNTNGDMILKGVNYASSGSGILQSSGLIFGGRICMDKQVDYFAKTRQDIISRIGAPAAQALLRNSLYFVMIGSNDIIFGEYSLALDFNHYVDGVVSKFKSQLTTLYNLDARKIVVLSSLKVGFMPFEIDIHFCAQDCVSSLNKLAKLYSSKLKSLLEDLTKNLSGSTFVYADYYAVTEDLINNYRSYGFEKANHACCELIGRHGGLFPCLPVCRICPDRTKYVFWDPFHLTESANLILAKQLLDGGLEYVSPVNIRQLANS from the exons ATGGGCACCATTTGGAACAAGCTTATGACCATTTGTTTAGTGATTGAGATTATAGGCAACCATTTAAGGGTGCCCACCATTTGTTTTGCCCATAATATTACTGCATTTTTTGTCTTTGGAGACTCTTTGGTTGAAGTGGGAAACAACAATTACATCAACACATTGGCAAAACCGGTGTTTCCTAATGGTATTGATTTCCCGAAAGGAACTCCGTCCGGTCGGTTCACCAATTCTCGAACTATTGCAGACATTATAG AAGAGGAACTTGGTTTTAAAGATTATGCTCCTCCTTTCTTGGCACCTAATACAAATGGAGATATGATTTTGAAGGGTGTCAACTATGCCTCCTCAGGATCTGGAATTTTACAATCTAGTGGATTAATCTTT GGTGGGAGAATTTGCATGGATAAACAAGTGGATTATTTTGCAAAGACTAGGCAAGACATCATATCAAGAATTGGTGCACCAGCGGCTCAAGCATTGCTTAGAAACTCACTTTATTTTGTTATGATTGGCTCCAATGATATTATATTTGGAGAATATTCTCTAGCTTTAGATTTCAACCATTATGTGGATGGAGTagtttcaaaattcaaatccCAACTCACA ACACTCTATAACTTAGATGCCAGGAAGATTGTTGTGTTGAGTTCCCTGAAAGTGGGTTTCATGCCATTTGAGATAGACATACATTTCTGTGCCCAAGATTGTGTTTCCTCACTAAATAAACTTGCCAAGTTATATAGCTCTAAATTGAAAAGCCTACTCGAAGATCTTACGAAAAACCTTTCGGGATCAACATTTGTTTATGCCGATTATTATGCAGTAACAGAAGATCTCATTAACAACTATAGATCATATG GATTTGAGAAGGCGAATCATGCTTGTTGTGAACTGATAGGGAGACATGGCGGTCTGTTTCCATGCTTACCGGTTTGTCGAATTTGCCCTGATCGAACAAAGTATGTTTTTTGGGATCCATTCCATCTAACGGAGTCGGCGAATTTAATACTTGCAAAGCAATTACTGGATGGTGGCCTTGAATACGTTTCACCTGTTAATATCCGACAACTTGCTAATTCTTGA
- the LOC108457659 gene encoding lecithin-cholesterol acyltransferase-like 4: MAMLLEDILQSVEIWLKLIKKPQPYVDPNLDPVLLVPGIAGSILTAVDDQNGKEERVWVRILGANYKFRTKLWSRFDPSTGKTESLDPNTTIKVPGGRYGLGAIDVLDPDMIVGRDCVCYFHDMIVEMLKWGFQEGKTLFGFGYDFRQSNRLQETMDRLAEKLELVYEASGGKKINVISHSMGGLLVKCFMGLHSDIFQKYVKNWIAIAAPFRGAPGYIASTFLNGMSFVDGWEQNFFISKWSMHQLLIECPSIYELMACPHFHWQHIPLLEIWREKEGCDGYPRTILESYRPGNCIDIFKEALSGNTVDYNGEMIPLPFNLEILKWVKETQKVLSHAKVPSGVKFYNIYGINLETPHSVCYGSEETPVTNIQDLRFFQPKYICVDGDGTVPAESAKADGLHAEARVAVPGEHRGILCEPHVFRILKHWLRAGEPDPFYNPINDYVILPTAFEMESHHEKGLQVTSLKEEWEIVTKDQDDLDDTVSNRKPLVSSISVSQGGSNKHSLRSEAHATVIVHPQNEGKQHVELNAISVSVDA; this comes from the exons aTGGCGATGTTGTTGGAAGATATTTTACAATCGGTGGAGATATGGTTGAAGCTGATAAAGAAACCCCAACCTTACGTCGACCCGAATTTGGACCCGGTTTTATTAGTTCCGGGTATCGCCGGCTCGATTTTGACTGCCGTGGATGATCAGAATGGTAAAGAAGAACGGGTATGGGTTCGGATTCTCGGTGCCAATTACAAGTTCCGGACCAAGCTCTGGTCTCGTTTTGATCCTTCTACTG GTAAAACTGAATCTTTGGATCCAAATACAACTATTAAAGTCCCTGGAGGAAGATATGGCCTGGGCGCCATTGATGTATTGGACCCTGATATG ATCGTGGGACGTGACTGTGTTTGTTATTTTCACGATATGATTGTTGAAATGCTCAAATGGGGTTTCCAAGAAGGGAAAACACTCTTTGGGTTTggttatgattttcgccaaagtAATAG GTTGCAAGAAACAATGGATCGGCTGGCAGAGAAATTAGAGTTGGTATATGAAGCTTCAGGAGGGAAGAAGATAAATGTTATAAGTCACTCGATGGGCGGCCTTTTGGTAAAATGTTTCATGGGCCTTCACAGCGAT ATTTTTCAGAAATACGTGAAGAATTGGATTGCAATTGCTGCACCATTCCGGG GTGCACCTGGATATATTGCTTCTACCTTTTTAAACGGGATGTCATTCGTTGATGGGTGGGAACAGAACTTTTTCATTTCGAAATGGAGCATGCATCAATTG CTTATTGAGTGCCCATCGATATACGAGTTAATGGCTTGTCCACATTTCCATTGGCAACATATTCCACTTCTTGAGATATGGAGGGAGAAAGAAGGTTGTGATGGATATCCTCGAACTATTCTAGAATCTTATCGTCCGGGAAATTGCATTGATATTTTCAAGGAAGCTCTTTCTGGCAACACG GTCGATTATAACGGAGAGATGATTCCATTACCTTTTAATTTGGAAATCTTGAAATGGGTTAAAGAGACTCAAAAGGTGTTGTCTCACGCTAAGGTTCCTTCTGGAGTTAAATTCTACAATATATACGGGATCAATCTTGAGACACCACACAGTGTTTG CTACGGAAGTGAGGAGACACCGGTCACGAATATACAGGACTTACGGTTTTTTCAG CCCAAATATATATGCGTTGATGGTGATGGAACAGTCCCAGCTGAATCAGCCAAG GCAGATGGACTCCATGCAGAAGCAAGGGTTGCAGTCCCCGGTGAGCACCGGGGAATTCTTTGTGAGCCTCACGTCTTCCGAATCCTCAAGCACTGGTTGAGGGCTGGTGAACCGGACCCTTTCTATAACCCAATAAACGATTATGTTATTTTACCGACAGCATTCGAGATGGAAAGTCACCACGAGAAAGGCTTACAAGTTACTTCACTCAAAGAGGAGTGGGAGATTGTCACCAAAGATCAAGACGATCTCGACGACACAGTTAGTAATAGAAAACCACTCGTCAGCTCAATTTCTGTTTCGCAAGGGGGAAGTAATAAACACTCCTTGAGGTCCGAAGCTCATGCAACCGTCATTGTTCATCCACAAAACGAGGGTAAGCAACATGTCGAGCTAAATGCCATAAGTGTGTCCGTTGATGCATAG